Proteins found in one Clostridium kluyveri DSM 555 genomic segment:
- the gcvPA gene encoding aminomethyl-transferring glycine dehydrogenase subunit GcvPA, whose product MGTYVPNTREEQLQMLNEIGYKSFDDLFCDIPKEVRLKKALNLPEGTSEIEASIKMGEIAEKNKIFKYIFRGGGAYNHYIPAIVKNVLSKETFQTAYTPYQSEISQGILQSIFEYQTMICELTGMDVSNASVYDGASAAAEAVAMCRNKKRKDIYVSETINPEVMNTIKTYCFGSGGELFIVPKKDGVTDYEKLKEMLDDKSACFYIQQPNYYGIIEDGDKISEVVHEKGASFIMGCNPISLGILKTPGECGADIAVGEGQPLGMPLSFGGPYLGFMASTSKMMRKLPGRIVGETVDMDGKRAFVLTLQAREQHIKRERASSNICSNQALCAMTASVYMAVMGSEGIRETATQCTSKAHYLQKELENVGLKLKYSQEFFHEFVTVSDNNADEILKELEKENILGGLPIGEKEILWCTTELNTRVHMDKLVGIVKEMQKK is encoded by the coding sequence ATGGGAACTTATGTGCCAAATACCAGAGAAGAACAGTTACAGATGCTAAATGAAATAGGATATAAAAGTTTTGATGACTTATTTTGTGATATTCCTAAAGAGGTAAGACTAAAAAAAGCATTAAATCTGCCTGAGGGAACATCTGAAATAGAAGCATCAATAAAAATGGGAGAAATAGCTGAAAAGAATAAAATCTTTAAATATATTTTTAGAGGGGGAGGAGCATATAATCATTATATACCTGCCATTGTAAAGAATGTGCTTTCAAAAGAAACATTTCAAACTGCATATACACCTTATCAATCAGAAATCAGTCAGGGAATTTTACAGTCTATTTTTGAATATCAGACTATGATTTGTGAACTCACAGGTATGGATGTTTCCAATGCATCTGTTTATGATGGCGCCAGTGCAGCGGCAGAAGCAGTGGCTATGTGTAGAAATAAAAAGAGAAAAGATATATATGTATCTGAAACCATAAATCCTGAAGTCATGAATACCATTAAAACTTATTGCTTTGGCAGCGGCGGGGAACTTTTTATTGTACCCAAAAAAGATGGTGTTACAGATTACGAAAAGCTCAAGGAGATGCTTGATGATAAATCAGCATGTTTTTATATACAGCAGCCAAATTATTATGGAATTATAGAGGATGGCGATAAAATCTCAGAGGTGGTGCATGAAAAGGGAGCTAGTTTTATAATGGGATGTAATCCTATTTCTCTTGGAATTTTAAAAACACCAGGAGAGTGTGGTGCAGATATTGCAGTGGGGGAAGGACAGCCCCTTGGAATGCCACTATCTTTTGGAGGACCTTACCTTGGATTTATGGCATCCACTTCTAAAATGATGAGAAAACTTCCTGGACGTATTGTAGGGGAAACTGTAGATATGGATGGAAAAAGGGCCTTTGTGCTGACACTGCAGGCGAGAGAACAGCATATTAAAAGAGAGAGGGCAAGTTCCAATATTTGTTCCAATCAGGCACTGTGTGCAATGACAGCATCAGTTTATATGGCAGTTATGGGAAGCGAAGGCATAAGAGAAACGGCCACTCAATGTACCTCAAAAGCCCATTATTTGCAAAAGGAACTGGAAAATGTGGGACTGAAATTAAAGTATTCACAGGAATTTTTTCATGAATTTGTAACAGTTTCAGATAATAATGCAGATGAAATACTTAAAGAATTGGAGAAGGAAAACATTTTAGGAGGACTTCCTATAGGAGAAAAAGAAATACTATGGTGTACCACAGAATTAAATACCAGGGTTCATATGGATAAATTGGTTGGTATTGTAAAGGAGATGCAGAAAAAATGA
- the gcvH gene encoding glycine cleavage system protein GcvH codes for MNFPKELMYTESHEWVKIEGDKALVGLTDYAQSELGDLVFVNLPEEGDEVTAGEVFLDVESVKAASDVYAPLGGVIEEVNEELLDRPGWINEAPYEAWLVKIGEISDREKLLTAEEYEAVVNSEKE; via the coding sequence ATGAATTTTCCAAAGGAACTTATGTACACTGAATCGCATGAATGGGTAAAAATAGAAGGAGATAAGGCTTTGGTGGGACTAACTGATTATGCTCAAAGTGAACTTGGGGATCTGGTATTTGTAAATCTTCCAGAGGAAGGTGATGAAGTTACCGCAGGGGAAGTATTTTTAGATGTGGAATCTGTTAAGGCGGCATCGGATGTATATGCACCATTAGGTGGTGTGATAGAAGAAGTTAATGAAGAGCTTTTGGACAGACCGGGATGGATTAATGAGGCTCCTTATGAAGCATGGCTTGTAAAAATAGGAGAAATCAGTGATAGGGAAAAATTATTGACAGCGGAAGAATATGAGGCAGTTGTAAATAGCGAAAAGGAATAA
- the gcvT gene encoding glycine cleavage system aminomethyltransferase GcvT has product MEKKTPLYEKHLKYKGKMVPFAGYLLPVQYEGGVIAEHMAVRKVCGLFDVSHMGEITCRGEDALKNLNHLLTNNFEGMYDGQARYSPMCNEKGGVVDDMIVYKVKDNDYLIVVNAANKDKDYSWMKSHGEGNVVFEDISEDVAQIALQGPSSFSVISNVVKSDEIPKKYYSGIFNCTLEGAKCMISKTGYTGEDGYEIYMESDKAPRIWEALLEAGKEEGLIPCGLGARDTLRLEASMPLYGHEMNDEITPIEAGLGMFIKMDKKDFIGKKALEQNQPIQKKRVGLKVTGRGIIRENMEVYSGDYNIGITTSGTHCPYIGYPAAMALLSSDYSKLGTKVTVIARRKKIEAEVVELPFYKKSK; this is encoded by the coding sequence ATGGAAAAGAAGACACCACTTTATGAAAAGCATCTAAAATATAAAGGGAAGATGGTTCCTTTTGCAGGCTATCTGCTTCCAGTTCAATATGAAGGGGGAGTAATAGCAGAGCATATGGCAGTACGGAAAGTCTGTGGATTATTTGATGTATCTCATATGGGAGAAATTACTTGCAGAGGAGAAGATGCATTAAAAAATCTTAATCATTTGCTTACCAATAATTTTGAAGGAATGTATGATGGCCAGGCAAGATATAGCCCTATGTGCAATGAAAAAGGCGGCGTAGTGGATGATATGATTGTATATAAAGTAAAGGACAATGATTATTTGATTGTGGTCAATGCCGCAAATAAAGATAAGGATTACAGCTGGATGAAATCTCATGGTGAGGGGAATGTAGTATTTGAGGATATTTCAGAGGATGTGGCGCAAATTGCACTACAGGGACCTTCCTCATTTTCAGTTATAAGCAATGTGGTAAAATCAGATGAAATACCCAAGAAATATTACAGCGGCATATTTAACTGTACTTTAGAAGGGGCAAAGTGCATGATTTCAAAAACAGGATATACCGGAGAAGATGGCTATGAAATATATATGGAATCTGACAAAGCACCTAGGATATGGGAGGCTCTTTTAGAAGCAGGTAAGGAAGAGGGATTGATTCCCTGTGGTTTAGGTGCCAGAGATACACTTAGACTGGAAGCTTCCATGCCTTTGTATGGACATGAGATGAATGATGAAATAACGCCTATAGAAGCGGGTCTTGGCATGTTTATTAAAATGGATAAAAAGGACTTTATAGGTAAGAAAGCCTTAGAGCAGAATCAGCCTATACAAAAAAAGAGGGTAGGATTAAAAGTTACAGGGAGAGGCATTATAAGGGAGAATATGGAGGTTTATTCAGGAGATTATAATATTGGAATTACCACATCTGGAACTCACTGTCCATATATTGGTTATCCTGCAGCTATGGCACTGCTTTCCTCAGATTACAGTAAGCTGGGAACAAAAGTAACAGTAATTGCAAGAAGAAAAAAAATAGAAGCAGAGGTAGTAGAGCTGCCATTTTATAAAAAAAGTAAATAG
- a CDS encoding EAL domain-containing protein, protein MIQYGNHNEMDTIKETIDNERVIAKYQPIVSLVKKKIVAFEGLTRGVNILNSEIIPPLEMFEYARKHDMTIALDRLCREKCIEGFKSIHRMNNKWNLFINVDASVIEKLEGSNYFLNQILKGKISPKNIVIEINEARTGNLNVLERFTNTYRKKGFLIALDDVGAGFSNLDRISIIKPDIIKLDALLVRNIQDSYHKQEIFKCITGLANRIGAIVVAEGVETQIELNYVVEFGAHLVQGYFFSKPEFINNNMIKKVNDKIENAVNSYKEHMILKARRDRLYRYKIDKFLSKFVKELRVNPVNNFDNLILEFIDKYKNLDIECAYILDETGIQITDTIFSKEKSGIHPDGIVFSPAVKGEDNSLKRYYYELMNSKIDNYFSEPYISYATGEICITLSRIFTHNNYKKYILCIDIAKG, encoded by the coding sequence ATGATTCAATATGGTAATCACAATGAAATGGATACAATAAAGGAGACTATAGATAATGAGAGGGTAATTGCAAAGTATCAGCCTATTGTGTCATTGGTAAAGAAAAAAATAGTAGCATTTGAAGGATTGACGAGAGGAGTAAATATTTTAAATTCAGAGATTATACCCCCTCTTGAAATGTTTGAATATGCGAGAAAGCATGATATGACAATTGCACTTGATAGGTTGTGCAGAGAAAAATGTATTGAGGGCTTTAAAAGTATACATAGAATGAATAATAAGTGGAATCTTTTTATAAATGTAGATGCTTCAGTTATAGAAAAATTAGAAGGGTCAAATTATTTTCTTAATCAAATATTGAAAGGAAAAATTTCACCTAAAAACATTGTAATTGAGATTAACGAGGCCCGTACAGGGAACTTAAATGTATTAGAAAGATTTACTAATACCTATAGAAAAAAGGGATTTTTGATTGCTTTGGATGATGTGGGAGCAGGTTTTTCAAATCTTGACAGGATTTCAATTATAAAACCTGACATTATAAAGCTAGATGCACTGCTGGTTAGAAACATTCAGGACAGTTATCACAAGCAGGAAATATTTAAATGTATTACAGGCCTTGCCAATAGAATAGGTGCAATAGTTGTGGCAGAGGGGGTGGAAACCCAAATTGAACTTAATTATGTAGTTGAATTTGGTGCCCATTTGGTTCAGGGATATTTTTTTTCAAAGCCTGAATTTATAAATAATAATATGATTAAAAAGGTTAATGATAAGATTGAAAATGCAGTAAATAGTTATAAAGAGCATATGATTTTAAAGGCCAGAAGAGACAGGCTCTATAGGTATAAAATTGACAAGTTTTTAAGTAAGTTTGTTAAAGAACTTAGAGTAAATCCTGTGAATAACTTTGATAATTTAATTTTAGAGTTTATAGACAAATATAAAAATCTAGATATTGAGTGTGCTTATATTCTTGATGAGACTGGAATTCAAATTACCGATACCATTTTTTCCAAAGAAAAAAGTGGTATCCACCCTGATGGTATTGTATTTTCTCCTGCAGTAAAGGGAGAAGATAATTCCCTAAAGAGATACTATTATGAGCTTATGAATTCTAAAATTGACAATTATTTTTCAGAACCCTATATATCCTATGCTACGGGAGAAATTTGTATAACATTATCTAGAATTTTTACGCATAATAATTATAAAAAATACATATTATGTATAGATATTGCTAAAGGTTAA
- the thiC gene encoding phosphomethylpyrimidine synthase ThiC, with protein sequence MNFTTQMDAAKKGIITKEMKVVSQKEGVDVEILRELVAEGKIVIPANKNHKSLDAQGVGQGLKTKINVNLGISKDCANIDMELEKVKTAIEMKAEAIMDLSSYGKTEEFRKRIVEMCSVMIGTVPIYDAVGFYDKELSDISPEEFLAVVEKHAQDGVDFMTIHAGINRETAKVFKRNKRLTNIVSRGGSLLYAWMELNNKENPFYEYYDKVLDICARYDVTISLGDACRPGSINDSTDASQIKELITLGELTKRAWEKNVQVIVEGPGHMSLNEIAANMQLEKKLCHGAPFYVLGPLVTDIAPGYDHITSAIGGAIAAANGADFLCYVTPAEHLRLPNLEDMKEGIIASKIAAHAADVSNNIKGAKEWDYKMSEARKELNWEKMFDLAIDPEKARRYRRESTPEHEDTCTMCGKMCAVRNMNKVMEGKNINILREED encoded by the coding sequence ATGAATTTTACTACTCAAATGGATGCTGCTAAAAAAGGAATTATAACAAAAGAGATGAAAGTAGTATCTCAAAAAGAAGGTGTGGATGTAGAAATTTTAAGGGAGCTTGTAGCTGAAGGTAAAATAGTAATACCTGCAAATAAAAACCATAAGTCCTTAGATGCCCAGGGTGTTGGACAGGGATTAAAGACTAAAATAAATGTCAATTTAGGCATATCAAAAGATTGTGCTAACATAGATATGGAGCTTGAGAAAGTTAAAACTGCAATTGAAATGAAAGCAGAAGCTATAATGGATTTAAGTTCCTATGGTAAAACTGAAGAGTTTAGAAAAAGAATTGTAGAAATGTGTTCTGTTATGATAGGTACTGTACCTATATACGATGCAGTAGGATTTTATGATAAGGAATTGAGTGATATATCACCGGAGGAGTTCCTAGCTGTGGTAGAAAAACATGCCCAGGATGGGGTGGATTTTATGACTATACATGCGGGAATCAACAGGGAAACTGCAAAAGTATTTAAGAGAAATAAAAGACTTACCAATATAGTATCAAGAGGGGGCTCTCTTTTATATGCATGGATGGAACTAAACAATAAAGAAAATCCATTTTATGAATACTACGATAAAGTTTTAGATATATGTGCAAGGTATGATGTTACTATAAGTCTTGGAGATGCCTGTCGTCCAGGAAGTATTAATGATTCTACAGATGCAAGTCAGATAAAGGAACTTATAACTCTCGGAGAGCTTACCAAAAGAGCCTGGGAAAAGAATGTACAGGTTATAGTTGAAGGACCGGGGCATATGTCCTTAAATGAAATAGCTGCTAATATGCAGCTGGAAAAAAAGCTGTGTCATGGGGCGCCTTTTTATGTACTTGGACCTTTGGTTACAGATATTGCACCAGGATATGATCACATAACAAGTGCCATTGGGGGAGCAATAGCAGCTGCAAATGGTGCAGATTTTCTATGCTATGTTACTCCAGCAGAACATTTAAGGCTTCCAAATCTAGAAGATATGAAAGAGGGAATCATAGCTTCTAAGATAGCGGCACATGCGGCAGATGTAAGTAATAATATAAAAGGTGCCAAGGAATGGGATTATAAAATGAGTGAGGCAAGAAAAGAGCTTAATTGGGAAAAAATGTTTGACTTAGCAATTGATCCAGAAAAAGCAAGGAGATATAGAAGAGAATCTACTCCAGAACATGAGGATACCTGCACCATGTGTGGAAAAATGTGTGCTGTTAGAAATATGAACAAAGTAATGGAAGGAAAAAATATAAATATTTTAAGAGAAGAAGATTAG